GGCAATAATCTAAGAGGTGCAACAAGCACCAACGGTACAGACATTTGGGTGTCTGGAACTCCGGGAAGCATTAAATACACCACTAAAGGAGCAACTACGTCTGTATCTGTTACCGACAGTCCTTCCAATACACGTACCGTAAATGTTTTTAACGGGCAACTTTATGGAAGTTCTGCAAGCGGAACTTATTTAGGAGTTTTCTCTGTAGGAAGTGGTGCTCCATCTACCTATGCAGCAGGTGCTTCAAGTATTTTGAATGGTTTTCCCCGAGCTAAAATCGGTTCAGTAACTCCAAGTGAATATGGTTTTGCTGTAAACCCATCTACTACTATTGTTTATGTAGCAGATGATAACTCTACTGCCAATAATGGTGGCATTCAAAAATGGACATTAAGCGGTGGTGTATGGTCGATGGCATATGTATTAAATTCAGGTTTAAGTGCAGGAGCAAGATCTGTTATCGTTGACTGGAGCGGCGCTAATCCTGTTATTTATGCAATCACTGCAGATGCTACCAACAAATTGGTAAAAGTTACCGATGCAGGTTCATCATCAGCTTTTTCTACTTTAGTTACAGCAAGCGCCAATTATGTTTTTCGTGGATTGGCTTTTGCTCCGGAAGATGCGCCAGTGCCTGTTAAGTTAACGAGTTTCACTGCGGTTAGCAATACCAATGCAGTTCAATTACATTGGATCACAGCACAGGAAATAAACACTAAAGAATTCACTGTTGAAAAAAGCATTGATGGCATGAGTTTTACAGCCATTTCAAAAACCAATGCAGCAGGAAATACCGGCACAACTCATAATTATCAATCAGTTGATAATAACCCTTCTGCAGGCACCAGCTATTACAGGTTAGTAACAACAGACATAGATGGCAATCTTTCTTACAGCGATATTGTGAAAGTTAGATACAGTGAAAATATTTCTATATTCCCTAACCCTGTTAAAGATCAATTTACTATTTCTCATCCTGCAAGTACGAATGCAATTTTAAGCATTTCTGATATTCAAGGTAAAAGATTGAGATTGGTAACCATAACAAACGGCAGCACTTCTACAAAAGTTTCTGTAAACGGTCTTTCAAAAGGCCAGTATATAATTAAATACAGTGACAAAAATAGTGTTACAATAAAAACATTGATAAAAGAATAATACGCATAAGCAATTGATTTAGAAGCCGGCTGAACAGCCGGCTTTCTTTTTATAGTAAAAAGTCAAAAATTTGGGTTAAACATCAAATTTTAGTTTATAAAACATATCTTTGGCGTTCCAAATAGTTTGATCTTAGTATCCGGTTTTTTTACGATAAAAATCGTTGTAAGAGCATAAAAGGCTCTTATTTATCCTCTTCCATTTCCTCTTAATAACCAGTTATTTCTCCAATTCTCCTGCGTTACCGCTTGATGCCTACTTAACCGATCATTTAATCATTTAAAAACAAGAAATGAAAAAATTATTTACACTTGCCTGCCTTACACTCTATGCCGGATTACATGTAATAGCACAATGCCCTAACAATATAAGGGTTCAGAATATTACATTACCTACTTGCGGCAGTTCAAACGGAAAGTTTGATGTACTTATAGAAAATCACGGCTCATCTACTATACAGGTTAGTATTAACGGTGGTGCCAATTTTACAAGTACTACCGGAAGTTCTATTACTTTTAATAACCTTACTTCCAACCTGTATAATATCATTGTTAGACAATCAGGTAGCTCCACTAATTGTCAAACATTAAAATTTATACTCCGCTCCGATTATGGCAGTGGTTATACAGCAACAGCTACTAATGCAACAGGATGTAATGCTACCGGCTCTATTAAAATTGGAGGCGGTGTATTGTCTACCGATTCTGTAGCATGGCTATCCAACGTAAAGCCAAACTTTGTAACAGCGGGTTCTTTAACGAACAATACTATTTCCAATCTTATTCCCGGGCAATATTATGTGGTATTTAAAAGTGCTTCCGGCGGACAGTACTGCTATTCTACTCACTCAGTAACTATTGGCAATAGCGGAACAGCTTGCCCTGCACCAACTTTCTGCGGTAATGCAACAGATCCATCCAATCTTTATCCGAACGGAACTTTTGGTTCAGGCGGAAATGCAGATGGAACAAATGCACAAATTAACGGCCCGGCATTAGCGGATGGCATTACACAATATACCTATCAGCCTTTAGGTATAAATGCTCCGCAAGATGGATGTTATGCTATAGCTAATAATACTTTTGCAGGATCAGATATAGGGACGACTCCTTTTAATGGAGGATGGTATGATGGATACGATCATGATTATGTGGTAACCGGTCAAAAGAATGGTTATCAAATGGTAGTGAATGCCAGCTTTGACCCGGATATTGTATTACAGCAAACAGTCACCGATCTTTGCCCTGATAAAAAATATCAATTCAGTGCATATATAAGAAACCTTAAAACAGATCCTACCAGCATACCTGCAAATCTTTCTTTCCTGATCAACGGAGTAGGATTATATTCAACCGGAGACATTGCCGGAGGAAATCGTGACTGGAGACAGATCGGCTTTACTTTTCAACCAACCGGAACAACAGCTACTCTTAGCATTAGAAATAATGCGCCGGGTGGATCCGGTAACGACTGGGCTTTGGATGATATTTATATGGGTACCTGCATACCATCTATTAAGCTTAATCCAATTATTGTTCCCTGCGATAACCCTCCTACACAGGCAACTGCAACATTAACAGACGGCAGTCATTTATATGACACCTATCAATGGCAGGTAAATAAGGCAGATGGCAATGGATTTGTGAATATTGGAAATGTAGAGACAGGTACATATGCAGCAGATACGTTATTGGCAATAGTTGCTCTCCCTTCAGATCTGGGCACTAATCCTAATACTTACTTTGGATGGCAATACAGAATAGTAGTTGGTACCAGTGCTACTGACCTAACTTCTGCAAGCTGCTCTTACACTACTTCACAACGCTTGATCTTACAAAACTGCGGATTAGTATTACCGGTTAAGATCACGAATATCACTGCTGCTTCAGTGGATGGAAAAGGTAAAGTGAATTGGCAGGTTGGAGAACAATCCAATGTATTTATGTATGAGGTACAAAAAAGTACTGACGGAAAAAATTATACCCGTTTGGCTTTAGTAGATCCTAAACAAGGCTCTGTTGCTAATTACGAAGCAATCGATAACGATCTAAGCGTTGGTGTTACTTATTATCGTGTTAAGGAAGTAGATCAAAATGGAACAATGCTGTTCAGCAAAATTGTAACGATCAATAATTCAAACAATGCCGCTGCAAACATCTTCATCTATCCTAATCCAAGCAGCAACGATCTGTTTATTCAATTGCCGTCAAACAAAAAGATAAAAAATGCTATTATCTTGAATGCCATTGGGCAACAAGTATTGGCTACCGGTAATTTGAATGATGTAGTGAACCATATCGGTATCAGCAAATTTGCTCCGGGACTTTATACACTTAAAGTTATTACTACAGCAAATGAGATCATAAATACCAAGTTTATAAAAAAATAGGCCACTAAACTTTTATGCTATAAAGCCACTCGATCGAGTGGCTTTATTATTTGCATATAAACGTAAGTAATTTGAATCCTGTATTAACATTTATAAAAAATAATCTCTTTTTTGCTTTTTATTTAGAATTTGTTTTTTATCTTTATTTACGAAACACATCGTATTATGAACAATTCAAAAATTAAACCTACAGAGAGTGAGGTAGAAATTTTGCAGGTATTATGGGATAAGCAGGTGGCTACTGTTAGAGAAGTGCATGAAGAGCTTACAAAAACCAAGGATGCCGGCTATACCACTACCCTTAAGCTAATGCAGATCATGTTTGAAAAAGGTTTAGTAACCCGCGACAGCAGCAATAAAACACATACGTATCAACCCGCTGTAAGCAAAGAAAACACTCAAAATCTTTTTTTAAATAAGATGATAGACTCTTTATTTTCAGGCTCCCCGGCACAATTGATCATGCAGGCATTGGGCAATCACAAAGCATCGCCACAGGAGCTGAATGAGATAAGAAATTATTTAAACAGCATGAAATAACAGGTTATGCAACCAATAACTGCCGATTCATTTTTATTACAAGCTGTCGGATGGGCTATAATCAATAGCCTGTGGCAGGTTGGCATTTTATGGCTTCTTTATAGATCAATAATAGCTATTAATAAAAATTTATCTGCTGTTTTTAAATACCTCTTAGGTTCAACTTTAATTATTACTTCTTTTATTTGGTTTACAATAACGATAATTAAAACCTATTCTTCGCTAAATAATTCAATTGCCGTTTCCGAAATATTTTTTAATAAAGAGCAACTACTAAGTTTTCAACAATGGACAAACCTGCTTCCATACATATCTGATGCTTATTTGTTGCTGCTTCTTTTTTTTCTATGTCGTTTTTTTATTGGATACCGCAGTACTATTTTATTGCAAAAGAATGAAATGTCAAAAGTTTCTTTTGACACAAGGATGTTTGTAAGAAATACTGCTTCAGCTATTGGAATTAAAAAAAATGTACAGGTCTGGTTATCGAAAAATATTGATGTGCCTTCTGTTATTGGCTTTGTAAAACCTATCATATTACTGCCTGTGGCAGCTGTTAATCAACTTAGCACAAAACAATTGGAGGCTGTTTTGTTGCATGAACTGGCACATATAAAACGCCACGATTTTTTATTGAATCTTATTCAAACATTCATTGGCACATTGTTATTCTTTAATCCTTTTGTTTTATTACTAAGCAAACAGGTTAAGAAAGAAAGAGAAAACTGTTGTGATGACTGGGTAATGAATTATCAATATAGCAGGCACGACTATGCGAATGCGTTGTTACTCCTGGAAACACAGCGTTATCAGCAAGTTCAATTAGCAATGGCGGCTACCGGTAAAAACGGACTTTTAAAAAGGATACAACGCCTTTTTATTATTGAGCCCAAAACAACGATCAGTATTTCGCAAAGAATACAAGTAGCGGTTATATCGCTAATGCTTTTATTAGGGATCAGCTGCTTATTCTTCTCTCCTGTCTCTAAAAATAATACAGCCTCTCAAACTGGTATTTCAATATCAAAAGACCAGTTTCTTTCAAGCAAACCTTTTTTTATAAAATATCAGCCTATAGAAGAAAAAGTTGTCCAGCTTACACCTGCGCCTTCTGTTACGCCACTAAAAGCCAAAGTTATTCGTCAAAATAAAACTACTGTTGTAAACAAACAGGATGAAGGTTATACCATTGCTATTATCAATACAAATCTGCTAAAAAGGAAAAAACAGGAAACAGCAATTATTCCTGTAGTAAACAAAGAACCCGAAAAAGAATATTATATTAAGGTAGAAGAACAGCAATCCGGTAACAAAGACATGAAAGTGTATTATTATGAACTAAAGAAGGATAATAATAAAACCTCTGTTGAGCCTATTATGATATTGCAAACACCCGTTAAGAAAGAAGCGATTAAAGCAGATACTACTACCATTAACAAAAAAATTACTTCGTAAAGAATTTTCTCTTTCAATACTTCTTAGTTTAGTTAAATTGGATACAGTCTCAACAACTATCTTAAATTGTTTGCTTTCTTTAAACAATCTTTTCTCTATTCTGTTCTTACAACCATAAAAATTAAAACGTAATGAACAATCAACAACTTTCTGTAAAAATGATATTGGATGCATGGAATGCACAGCTTAAAAACGCCAATAAATTATTTGACACCTTAACGGATGACCAATTTACGGAAGAAGTAGCTCCCGATAGAAACACCGGAACTTATCTATTAGGTCATTTAGTGGCAGTACATGATGGCTTATTATCATTACTTGGCTTTGGTCAAAAACTATTTCCTGAGTTAGAAGAGCCTTTTATAAAAACACCCAACAAATCAGGACAAACATTTCCTCCTGTAAAAGAATTAAAAGAAAAATGGCAAACGGTAAATGCAGCATTGGACCAACATTTCAACAAATTGACTCCTGAAGAATGGTTTCAAAAACATACCGCTGTTTCAGAGGAAGATTTTGCAAAAGAGCCACATCGCAACCGTTTAAACGTTGTTATCAGCAGAACCAATCATTTGGCTAATCATTTAGGGCAATTGATCTTCTTAAAAAAATAGAACAGCAACTAAGAATAACGAAATATCTATCAAACAAAAAGGCTTCTGTAATTACAGAAGCCTTTCTTATAAAACAATAATTCAGTACATTCTAAAAAACATTGTAGGCCAAGCTCACATAGTACAATCCCCCGATAGATGGGTTGCCATAAGCCGTAGTATAATAATGATTCAACAAGTTTGTAGCGCCGATCTTTATCATCGATTTTGTTTTCATCAACTTATAACTAACCTGTGCATCTAAAGTGCTGAAAGCAGTATTGATACCTTGTTTAAAATCACTTTGTGTATAGTACGCATCCTGCCAACGCCATAATACATTAAAGCCAAAAACCTTTTTTCTTCCTAAGCCCGAATTACCTAAGGAAATATTGGCTCTGTTTTGAGGGGTACTGAAATAAGTAACAAAAGTAGGATCTGCATTATCGATATTATCGTTAGACCAGTTAATGCTAACATTATAATTATTGCCTATCAGATAATCTACACTTATTCCGCAACCATACGTATTTACTTTGTTAGGACTATTAACTGAAACCGAGAAACCGGTATAGGTATTCGGATTCGTAGGATCTATATCCTGCGGGTTGCCCGTTTTTGATTGCGCCACATTTATACGCCCGATAAAATCCTGGTACTTTGAAAAATAACCATACACATCTACCAGTAAATTTTTATTTACCAAAGCCTTGTACCCTGCTTCATAACTGTTAACCGATTCCGGCTTGTATGTTCCAAATTGTTGAATTTGTCCTGTAAGTGGATTAACAGGAGGATTGGTATCAAAATGATAAAACTCTCTTAAAGAAGGAAGCCCACCGATCAATCTTCCATCACCCACATTTAGGTTGATCCATTGATTTTGATTAGATGGGAAACGATAAGCATTTTGATAAGAAAGTCTTAAATACTGCCCTTCCGCTGCTTTAATAACAGCAGAAACACGGGGAGTAAATTTGCCATCAAAGTTTTCATTCTTATCATATCTACCTGAAACAGTCAATTTCAAAACATCATCAAAGAATTTTTTAGACAATTGCAGGTATGCACCGTATTCTGTTGTATTGATCGGACCGGTTGTATCTGCGAATAAAGTTCCCTGGGAGTTCAGGCGATATAAGCGATAGCTACCGCCTACTGTTACTTCAGCAAATTTTATAGCATCACCAAAATTATATTGACCATCTAACTGGTATAAACTTGTTCTATCTAAAAACTTACCGCCGTTAGGAATAGGAATAGCAGCTACCGAATCAAACACTTTGCTGAATTGTGCAGTTCCGGGAACCGGTCTTCCAATATCTGCAGCCGCACGTGCATTCGCAAAAGAAGCCGCTGCATTTCCGGTTAATGCAAATGATTGCACATAATTGCCTACATACTCAGGGAACCAGGTTGTACTTGGCTTCCATGCCTCATTAAATAATTGTGTATTCACTGTTGCATTGTATGCATCTCCTGAATTTTCCTGTGTAGTATATGCTCTTACAAACCATTTATCATTTCTTATTTCTAATTTATATTGCCCGATCTCTAAGTTCTTTAAAGCATATCTATCGCTACCTGTATATACTGAATTACCGGTACTGTAATTTGCGACAGCAGACAACTCTGTTCGTGGAGTTATTTTATAAAATAAACCTCCATTCAATCGCATCACTTTTGTAGTAGAGTTGATGATATCTTTTTCTGCATATCCTGTTCTTGAAACATTCTGATCGGGGATGATGCCGGCACGCAATCCTAAATTAAAAGGCACTAGCTGCGAAGCATATGGCTGTAATTGTGCAGGCAAATTACCTATATACTGCTGAATTTGTTGTGGTGTAGCGTTTACAGGCAAAAAGGTATTCATATTAGAAACAAGGTCGAATGTACCGCCTGTTGCTGCCAATACACCTTGTTGTATCTGGTTTTGAACAGAATTGGCAACATCCTGCATATTAGCACTTGTTTCATCGCCATACACATTCACACCATTATAATTTGGATCAGATGCTCTTGTACCCGGAATAGTAAATCCCTGGTTTCCTACACCTGTATAGTTTGTAGTGTCTGATGCTACCCAATCTTTAGCGGTCATATAGCTCAGATCCATTTTAAATGCAAACTTATCATTCACTTTTTGTCCCCAACGAACTGCTGCGTTGTAATAAGGTGATGCAGCGGCTGCCGGATCGTTCACATGCATTATACCTGCTTTAACTTCTGCGCTTACACCCTGGTATTTAAATGGATTTTTTGATGTAACCAGTAATGTACCATTCATACCTCCGGAACCATACAATGCTGAAGATGCTCCTTGTAGTAATTCTGCATTATCAACATCCAACTCGCTTGGGCCAACGATAGAACCTACTGAGAAATTTAAACCCGGCGCCTGGTTATCCATACCATCGGTAAATTGGTTGAACCGTGGATTACCGCTACCATTAAATCCTCTTGTTGTGAGCGATGAAAAGGTTAAGCTCGAATTCACCACATCAACACCTTTTAATGTTTTTACGATATCGTAGTAATCAGGAGCAGCGGCATTTCTAATACTCGCTGTTCCTAGTCTTTCAATGCTTACCGGCGAGACCAATATCTTTTCAGAAACACGGCTGGCAGCAACTACTATTTCCTGCCCCAGTGAACTGGCAGGCTTAAAGTCTACTGCCACTTTATCTGAAGCACTATTTACAGTTACTTCCTGCAATTCATATCCAATAGATGAAAAAATTAATGTAGCAGGAAATTTTGCTACTGTTAATTTAAAATTCCCTTTATCATCTGTAAATGTTCCGGTGGTACCTTCTTTTACTGTTACAGATACGGCACCAACTTTTTCTTTGGTAGCACTGTTAACAACAGTTCCCGAAACCGTATTTACTTGTGCAAATGAATAAACAGAGATCAGGGTAAAGGAAAGTAATAAAGAAAATAGGGATAGTATTTTTTTCATACGCATCGTTTTTAGTTATCTAAATATAAAGCAAAATAATAATTCTTTTGTATGACTTAGCTCATTTATTTATAACCAGATGTTGAAATTTTTTATTCAACTAATTTACTGTTTACAATTGTTGCAAGTACCTTCGCCGCATGGCAACATTCAATTTTCCCGATCAAACAAAATTTTATAGTGGTAAGGTAAGAGATGTGTATACCATAAATGACAAATGGCTGGTGATGGTTGCCAGCAACCGTATCTCTGCATTTGATGTGATATTACCCAAACCAATACCTTATAAAGGACAAGTATTAAATCAAATCGCTGCATACATGCTGAAAGCAACGGAAGATATTTGTCCTAACTGGTTGCTTTCTTCGCCTACACCCAATAGCTCGATCGGTAAAAAATGTGTGCCATTTAGGGTAGAGATGGTCGTTAGAGGGACTTTAACGGGACATGCATGGCGCACTTATAATAGTGGTAAACGTGAGCTATGTGGTGCTGTAATGCCTGATGGCTTAAAAGAAAACGACCTGTTCCCTTCTCCTATTATTACTCCTTCTACAAAAGCTGAGGAAGGACATGATGAAGATATTTCGAAAACAGAAATCATACAACGGGGAATAGTAAACGCAGAAGATTATGCTGTATTGGAAAAATACACATTGGAATTGTTTGAAAGAGGAAAACAAATTGCTGCTAAAAGAGGATTGATACTGGCTGATACCAAATATGAATTTGGCAAGATCGGCGATACCATTTATTTAATGGATGAAATTCATACACCGGATAGCAGCCGTTATTTTTATGCTGAGGGTTATGAAGAAAGACAAGCGAAAGGGGAAAAGCAAAAACAATTAAGTAAGGAATTCGTACGTGAGTGGTTAATTGCTAATAACTTCATGGGCAAAGAGGGACAAACAGTTCCTGAAATGAGCAATGAATGGATATCGACTATCAGCAATCGTTATATTGAACTTTATGAAAAAGTTATTGGTGAAAAATTTAAGCCCGAAGAATTAAGTGATAAAGAAACGGAAGAAAGAATTGTAGCAGCATTGCAGCAATTGTAAATTATTATTATTCCTTCTTTTCTCTAAATTCATCGGTAAAATGTTCTCTATGCTTTTCTTTAGAAAACTTTTCGGCATTATACATCTTCGAATTTCCCTTTGGTATTGAAAGCGAATGCCATTGATCTTTTTTGATCATCTTTCCTATAAAAACGATTTGCCCTGCATGAGAAGCAACGTGGGCTACACTTCTTATCAACGCTTCCATAACCGTATGCCCCATGTTTCTTATGTAGATGATCTTATCCAGGTCATCTTCCGTTAGAGAATCAATGGTATCGAAAACGCATTGCCAGGCTTCATTCCACTTATTTAATAATTCCTGTTTGGACATTACCCTATCTTCAAATTCTTCATCACGATCACGCCATGTTTTTTCTCCATCACTGGTAAGAAAGTCGGTAAACCGTGAAAGAAGATTTCCATATAAATGTTTTACAATAACAGCAATACTGTTACTTTCCTCATTATATTTCCAAAGTAACTCTTCTTCAGATAATTGATCAATGGTCTTATCCACAAGTGACTCGTAATACTCAAATTGCTTTTTTATACCTGTCAAATGTTCTGTCTGCATAGCAAAAGATTATTTATCGTTATTATTTTTCATCTCATTCAATCTTGGTCTTAATCGTTGCCTACTCTTATTAAACACCATTCTTCCTTTATCCACGCCTTTACGCAATTCCTTTTGTTGCTCTTTCGGAAGATTAATTACATCCTGGCATTCTTTACTGCAACAACCTTGATATTTTTCTGAACACTCATCACATTGAATGAACAATAGATGGCAACCTTCATTCTTACAATTAGTATGCGTATCAGCCGGCTTGCCGCATTGATGACATTGCGAAATAATTTCTTCTGTGATCCGCTCCCCCAGCCTGTTATCAAATACAAAGTTTTTCCCTTTGAATTTATTAGGAAGATCTTTCTCTTTTACACTATTGGCATAATTAATAATGCCACCTTCCAAATGAAAAACGTTTTTAAATCCTTGATGCAGCATATAAGCACTGGCTTTCTCACAACGAATGCCACCGGTACAATACATAATGATGTTCTTATCTTTATTGTCCTTCATCATATCTGCCGCCATGGGCAACTGCTCCCTGAATGTATCACTCGGGATCTCAATAGCATTATCAAAATGCCCCACTTCATATTCGTAATGATTGCGCATATCAATTACAATGGTATTTGCATCATTGGTCAATTCATTGAACTGTTGGGCAGTTACATACTTGCCTTTATTTTCCATATTAAAGGTTACGTCTTCAATTCCATCTGCTACAATTTTGTCACGTACTTTTATTTTCAATACCCAAAAAGATTTCCCATCGTCATCTACTGCAATATTCAATCGTATGCCATTCAATGGCGGAATAGAATACAGGTAATTCCTGAAAGCATCTACATTACTATCGGGCACACTTATTTGCGCATTGATACCTTCATGCGCTATATAAATGCGACCAAATACTTTAAGTACATCTAAAGCCTTATACATTTCATCCCGAAATGATTGTGGTTCTGCAATAAAAAAATAATGGTAAAAAGAAATGGTAGTGCGATGCTCCGTTTCTGCTAATAACTGCTTTTTAAGTTCCTCCTGGGAAACTCTGTTGTGTAATACTGCCATGTTTGAAATTTTAAGGACACTTGCCTGGTGAACAAAATTTCTTATTAATTAAGAGCTGCAAAGATAAGCCAATTGAGAAATTTTGGAATTGACAATTTCAGATTTAAAACTTGATAGTATTTGCAGGATCAACAGCGTTCACATTAATATGATCTCCAAGAATACCGCCGGTACCAATACAGAAGCTATGTATCAATGTTTTGTTTTGCCATCCCACCACATAATCTACCCGGAAGATCTTTAAGATATTTTCAAGACCGATAAAAACTTCCTCGTAATGGTTGTCTTTATTTACGTACAATGCATTGGCACCTGCTGTTAAATTCCAATCCCATTTTTTTATCAGTGGTATCTTATTCGTAAGCAATCCATTAAAATGATGATCGATATTTACAAAGCTGAAAAACTTATCCGTTGTACTGTTCACAAAATAATTCGCTAATTGAAAACTGCTTACATAAGCGCCTGCCAAAACAGAATTATTCGCATTAAAATGTTGGTAATCCTGTATGTCAACCGATCTGTTATTAATAAAACCGCCAATAGCTACGCGATATTTTAATAAGCCTGCTAATTTAAAATTCACATCATCATTAACCTCCAGTTTCCATTTATCAAAATCAGCATCACTGCCAAAAATATCCGGAACGCCCTTAGTATAATTAAATGTAAATGTAGGATAGTTCGAACCCAACGATACTTTCCTATCGGGAAACTGAATATATTTTTGCCCTGGCTTGAAACTGACCGTAGCGCTTAAAAGCAAAGCCTGGCTCCTGGTTATTTGTGATGGAATACGTTGAAAGGGATAGTTAGGGGTGATCTTTATTGATGACTTTGTAAAGATGGTAAAGTCGGTAGTGTTATCCATTGGTAGGCGATCTTCGTATAAAGCGTTTACACTTAACCGTAAGCCATTTTCCAACCTGCGGGCATACGTAATACTACCAAAATAATTCTCATAAAACTTAATATAATTATCTCCCCATAATAACGTTGATAAACTACTGTTCAACGTAGAAAGATTGTAATCTCTATTAAACTGGCTTACCCGTTTGCCTCCCGAGAATGACCATAACTGTCGTTTAATTTTTTGATCTTCGTCTAACCCACGTTGACGAAAATTAATGTCTAACCAACCGTTCAAATGTGTGTTGCTAAATCCATAACGCACATGAGGCTCTATAGACAATCTTGTTTTTTGTTTGCCTATTGTCTTCCTGTAAAAGCCATTTATATTCAAAGCAAAACCTTCCGCAGGATTATATTCCAATACAGGTAGCAATGCTTCAACACCCCAATCATATCGATTGGTTACACTATAATGTGTTCTATCTATACCCTGCCATATAACAGTATATGGCTTTAACGGACCTTGTTTTCTTTTTAGCGAATCAACTTTCGCCTGCGTCCATGCTGTATCACTATTCTTATCAAATAAACTGTCTTTCACTTCGTAATCCAATGCTTCTTCTCTTTCTAACGGCACCGGGCGTGAAGTATCCCAAAATGTTTTTGGTTTCTTATTTACACCCGTATCATACTTTATAATTACATTATCAAAATACTTTTTTGGAAAAGAGGGATCTATACTATAGTTAGAATACACGCTTAAAAAATTTC
The Ferruginibacter albus DNA segment above includes these coding regions:
- a CDS encoding TonB-dependent receptor — translated: MKKILSLFSLLLSFTLISVYSFAQVNTVSGTVVNSATKEKVGAVSVTVKEGTTGTFTDDKGNFKLTVAKFPATLIFSSIGYELQEVTVNSASDKVAVDFKPASSLGQEIVVAASRVSEKILVSPVSIERLGTASIRNAAAPDYYDIVKTLKGVDVVNSSLTFSSLTTRGFNGSGNPRFNQFTDGMDNQAPGLNFSVGSIVGPSELDVDNAELLQGASSALYGSGGMNGTLLVTSKNPFKYQGVSAEVKAGIMHVNDPAAAASPYYNAAVRWGQKVNDKFAFKMDLSYMTAKDWVASDTTNYTGVGNQGFTIPGTRASDPNYNGVNVYGDETSANMQDVANSVQNQIQQGVLAATGGTFDLVSNMNTFLPVNATPQQIQQYIGNLPAQLQPYASQLVPFNLGLRAGIIPDQNVSRTGYAEKDIINSTTKVMRLNGGLFYKITPRTELSAVANYSTGNSVYTGSDRYALKNLEIGQYKLEIRNDKWFVRAYTTQENSGDAYNATVNTQLFNEAWKPSTTWFPEYVGNYVQSFALTGNAAASFANARAAADIGRPVPGTAQFSKVFDSVAAIPIPNGGKFLDRTSLYQLDGQYNFGDAIKFAEVTVGGSYRLYRLNSQGTLFADTTGPINTTEYGAYLQLSKKFFDDVLKLTVSGRYDKNENFDGKFTPRVSAVIKAAEGQYLRLSYQNAYRFPSNQNQWINLNVGDGRLIGGLPSLREFYHFDTNPPVNPLTGQIQQFGTYKPESVNSYEAGYKALVNKNLLVDVYGYFSKYQDFIGRINVAQSKTGNPQDIDPTNPNTYTGFSVSVNSPNKVNTYGCGISVDYLIGNNYNVSINWSNDNIDNADPTFVTYFSTPQNRANISLGNSGLGRKKVFGFNVLWRWQDAYYTQSDFKQGINTAFSTLDAQVSYKLMKTKSMIKIGATNLLNHYYTTAYGNPSIGGLYYVSLAYNVF
- a CDS encoding phosphoribosylaminoimidazolesuccinocarboxamide synthase — protein: MATFNFPDQTKFYSGKVRDVYTINDKWLVMVASNRISAFDVILPKPIPYKGQVLNQIAAYMLKATEDICPNWLLSSPTPNSSIGKKCVPFRVEMVVRGTLTGHAWRTYNSGKRELCGAVMPDGLKENDLFPSPIITPSTKAEEGHDEDISKTEIIQRGIVNAEDYAVLEKYTLELFERGKQIAAKRGLILADTKYEFGKIGDTIYLMDEIHTPDSSRYFYAEGYEERQAKGEKQKQLSKEFVREWLIANNFMGKEGQTVPEMSNEWISTISNRYIELYEKVIGEKFKPEELSDKETEERIVAALQQL
- a CDS encoding DUF1572 family protein, coding for MQTEHLTGIKKQFEYYESLVDKTIDQLSEEELLWKYNEESNSIAVIVKHLYGNLLSRFTDFLTSDGEKTWRDRDEEFEDRVMSKQELLNKWNEAWQCVFDTIDSLTEDDLDKIIYIRNMGHTVMEALIRSVAHVASHAGQIVFIGKMIKKDQWHSLSIPKGNSKMYNAEKFSKEKHREHFTDEFREKKE
- the trhO gene encoding oxygen-dependent tRNA uridine(34) hydroxylase TrhO: MAVLHNRVSQEELKKQLLAETEHRTTISFYHYFFIAEPQSFRDEMYKALDVLKVFGRIYIAHEGINAQISVPDSNVDAFRNYLYSIPPLNGIRLNIAVDDDGKSFWVLKIKVRDKIVADGIEDVTFNMENKGKYVTAQQFNELTNDANTIVIDMRNHYEYEVGHFDNAIEIPSDTFREQLPMAADMMKDNKDKNIIMYCTGGIRCEKASAYMLHQGFKNVFHLEGGIINYANSVKEKDLPNKFKGKNFVFDNRLGERITEEIISQCHQCGKPADTHTNCKNEGCHLLFIQCDECSEKYQGCCSKECQDVINLPKEQQKELRKGVDKGRMVFNKSRQRLRPRLNEMKNNNDK